A single genomic interval of Alistipes sp. ZOR0009 harbors:
- the rlmN gene encoding 23S rRNA (adenine(2503)-C(2))-methyltransferase RlmN, whose amino-acid sequence MTTNQDKPWLFGKTLDELKAVAAELKMPAFTAKQMADWLYKKNATSIDQFTNLSLKAREALNEHYQVGFIATTDVQESVDGTKKYLFPTVGGKFIESAYIPDKERATLCVSSQSGCKMGCLFCMTAKQGFQSQLTAGEILNQVRAIPEFEQLTNLVYMGMGEPMDNLKNVLASLEILTSDYGYGWSPTRITVSTIGIIPAMKEFLEKSKCHLAISLHTPFDEERRKLMPIQNVYKIHDVLAELKSWDFTKQRRVSFEYIMFKGVNDTPAHVKELVRILNGIKCRINLIRFHPIPNTPLLGSDEATVQNFKQALNDKGVTTTVRASRGQDIYAACGLLSTKGLNKKETEEDDF is encoded by the coding sequence ATGACAACGAATCAAGATAAGCCTTGGCTATTCGGTAAAACCCTCGACGAGCTTAAGGCGGTAGCCGCCGAGCTTAAGATGCCAGCCTTTACGGCAAAGCAGATGGCCGACTGGCTTTACAAGAAGAACGCCACCAGCATCGATCAGTTTACCAACCTATCGCTCAAGGCTCGCGAAGCGCTTAACGAGCACTATCAGGTTGGGTTCATTGCCACCACCGACGTTCAGGAATCGGTTGACGGCACCAAAAAGTACCTCTTCCCAACGGTTGGTGGCAAGTTTATCGAAAGTGCCTACATCCCCGATAAGGAAAGAGCGACGCTGTGCGTATCCTCGCAAAGCGGCTGTAAGATGGGCTGCCTGTTCTGCATGACCGCCAAGCAGGGCTTCCAGTCGCAGCTTACCGCCGGCGAAATACTCAACCAGGTAAGAGCCATTCCTGAGTTCGAGCAGCTAACCAACTTGGTGTACATGGGCATGGGCGAGCCAATGGACAACCTTAAAAACGTGCTGGCCTCGCTCGAGATTCTTACATCCGACTACGGCTACGGCTGGAGCCCAACCCGCATCACGGTCTCTACCATTGGCATAATCCCTGCCATGAAGGAGTTTTTGGAGAAAAGCAAGTGCCACCTGGCCATCAGCCTGCACACCCCTTTCGATGAGGAGCGCCGCAAGCTGATGCCAATTCAAAACGTATACAAGATACACGACGTGCTTGCCGAGCTCAAAAGCTGGGATTTTACCAAGCAGCGACGCGTAAGCTTCGAGTATATTATGTTTAAGGGTGTAAATGATACGCCTGCCCACGTAAAGGAGCTTGTGCGCATCCTAAATGGGATAAAGTGCCGCATCAACCTTATCCGCTTCCATCCAATACCCAACACCCCGCTGCTGGGTTCCGACGAGGCAACCGTACAAAACTTTAAGCAGGCCCTTAACGATAAAGGGGTAACCACCACCGTTAGGGCCTCGCGCGGACAGGATATCTACGCCGCTTGTGGGCTGCTATCCACCAAAGGGCTTAACAAAAAGGAGACCGAAGAGGACGACTTTTAG
- a CDS encoding ferredoxin--NADP reductase — protein sequence MNNNSAACPFRCQVIDIIEVAAGVSYLTFERPFDFEAGQVISLTLTDNIAPRLYSIASGVNEPHLGILFDVKPQGILTNLLVKLRKGDYVQVSKPYGSFLGGSEPAVWIATGTGVAPFISMSKSGFAKGKTLIQGARSLDGFYFSNLFEQEDGLSYTRCCSQAAAAGIYAGRLTAYLRETPSLPLKEKYYLCGNPLMVNEVRDLLIERGVPYENILSEIFF from the coding sequence ATGAACAACAACAGCGCCGCCTGCCCCTTTAGGTGCCAGGTTATAGACATCATAGAGGTTGCTGCAGGTGTGTCGTACCTCACCTTCGAGCGCCCATTTGATTTTGAGGCAGGACAGGTCATCTCGCTAACCCTAACCGACAACATAGCGCCTCGCCTTTACAGCATCGCCTCTGGCGTAAACGAGCCACACCTTGGCATCCTCTTCGATGTAAAGCCGCAAGGTATTCTTACCAACCTGCTCGTAAAGTTGCGTAAAGGCGACTACGTACAGGTATCCAAGCCCTACGGAAGCTTTCTAGGAGGCAGCGAACCTGCCGTATGGATTGCCACAGGCACTGGCGTTGCACCCTTCATCTCCATGAGTAAATCGGGATTTGCCAAAGGGAAAACTCTTATACAAGGAGCTAGATCGCTAGACGGGTTTTATTTCTCCAACCTTTTCGAGCAGGAAGATGGTCTTTCCTACACCCGATGCTGCTCGCAAGCCGCTGCAGCCGGCATTTATGCGGGTCGTCTTACAGCCTACCTTAGGGAAACGCCATCCCTACCATTAAAAGAAAAGTACTACCTTTGCGGCAACCCGCTAATGGTTAACGAAGTTAGGGACTTGCTCATAGAACGAGGCGTTCCCTACGAAAACATTCTTTCGGAGATATTTTTCTAA
- a CDS encoding DUF4349 domain-containing protein: protein MRKNIVIAVLIAISFVFSSCGGNRPSEENYESDTTSSAAQNLETSTSTPADRKFVKTVDLQFKVKNVFESTLSIEGNAKRFGGYTISSDIQHSVTQDREVRYTTDSLMRISQISYSNKIVVKVPSQQVDSFLHSIRPLIAFLDYRTITLTDVTNRSNANEAVTRAYDEAAQNMTEQVDSRAGKVGEAVEAEQAALNTKIAAAEMAAAKQQLQDDVRMSTVILNIYQKETLAKDVYANFDKVATDSQSFISRLGDSIAYGWETVKECFLFIVQLWGVMLYLALAVLAYYWVRKFVEKNRKK, encoded by the coding sequence ATGAGAAAGAATATCGTTATAGCTGTATTAATTGCCATTTCCTTTGTCTTTAGCAGCTGTGGTGGGAATAGACCTTCGGAAGAAAACTATGAGTCAGACACCACTTCGAGTGCCGCTCAAAATCTAGAAACCAGCACATCAACCCCAGCAGATAGGAAGTTTGTTAAAACGGTTGACCTGCAGTTTAAGGTAAAGAATGTTTTTGAATCGACCTTGAGCATAGAGGGTAACGCCAAGAGGTTTGGTGGTTATACCATCAGCTCGGATATTCAGCATAGCGTAACGCAGGACAGGGAGGTGCGCTACACCACCGATTCGTTGATGCGTATAAGCCAGATCTCCTATAGCAATAAAATTGTAGTTAAGGTGCCAAGCCAGCAGGTTGACAGCTTTCTGCACTCCATTAGACCTTTAATTGCCTTCCTAGACTATAGAACCATAACGCTGACCGATGTTACCAACCGATCGAACGCGAATGAGGCTGTGACCAGAGCCTACGATGAGGCGGCGCAGAACATGACCGAGCAGGTGGATAGCCGAGCAGGTAAGGTAGGAGAGGCTGTAGAGGCGGAGCAGGCCGCACTAAATACGAAGATTGCCGCAGCCGAAATGGCGGCAGCAAAGCAGCAGCTGCAGGATGATGTGCGAATGAGCACCGTCATTCTTAACATCTACCAAAAGGAGACTTTAGCGAAGGATGTGTATGCCAACTTTGATAAGGTTGCTACCGATTCGCAAAGCTTTATAAGTAGGTTGGGCGACTCGATAGCCTACGGCTGGGAGACGGTGAAGGAGTGCTTCCTGTTTATTGTGCAGCTATGGGGCGTGATGCTGTACCTAGCACTTGCCGTGTTGGCCTACTACTGGGTACGAAAATTTGTTGAGAAGAATAGAAAAAAATAG